Genomic segment of Zingiber officinale cultivar Zhangliang chromosome 11B, Zo_v1.1, whole genome shotgun sequence:
TGCTTCAGATAGTTTCTGAATAGATCTgtagatatattttttattatggtaTTATTAACAAGTTATATATGATTGTTATATTATATTCACGGAGAGCTGAAATTAGTTGATTAAAGTGAATTATTGTGCTGGAATACCTGCTTCATCCTGAGATTGGGGAAGGGCAAACAGACCAGGAAACGGAAAGCCTGGCTCTCCGGGTACAGGGACCTTCTCCAGACCCAAACTAATGATGGCTTTCGTCCCTACTGCCAGTGTTCTGCAACCCTCCAGCCGTTTGAGAGCCACGTTAATGTAAAATGTCAAGTATATGAGGAGCTTATCGGATGGGCTCTTAATGTCAAAATTCTTAAAGAAAACATTGGCTCGGAAAAAGGTTATCGCCTCATCGACAATGTCAATTTTATCTGGAAGAATAAGATGGCAAAAACCAAAGCTGGCCTTAGTTGTGTGGTCTAGAAGAAAGATAATtaggtttaacaaaaataaaaataaaaaactgagGGCATAAGAGAACCTGGATCAGAGACAGGCGCAGGACCCTTAATATGGCTTTTCAATGGAAGAAGTGGGCATCCACAGGCTTTTGATACAGCTTCTAGATCAACAAAACTGGAATGATACACCTGCCGCAAAACCATACCAtggttaaaataataaaaattgaaGAATAAATACAACTTTGCACGGGACATTTGAATACAAAGAAGAAGCGTGATTTTGGAAAAGAAAGTAAAATAAACAATCAAAAGATCAGATGGACAAAGTTCAGTGCAAAATTTCTTTATCATAAATATATAGGTCATATGACATAAGCTTGTGTTGTTCCTTCAATTATGATTACTTGTTCTTCCTTTCTCATTTTTTTATGAGGTCAAATTTATAGTTTCTCTAATCCAATTGTAGGATGAGCATCTCAGACCATGTTCTGATTCTTCAGAGAAAGCTAGAATACCCATCAATAGTTTCTGCATGAGCGCATTGCTCTCCAAGCTATGTTCAAAACCTGCCTTAGTTTAGCTAACCAATCAAGATCACTGATCATAGTATCATACCAACATGTGAAGATACAAAAAAGGTTATCTTACCAAACTTTACATTAATATAATATTCAGATCCTGATTTGGCAAAAGAAATTATTATAATGACATATGTGAGCCTCCAAGCTGCAAAACACGTTCACAACTGTCACACCTCAAACTCATCAAGATAAGTCTTGATATCGTTCACTCCGAATCACCATTGTTGATAATTGCGGCGCATAAGATAACGGATTCTGCTCTCTAATACTTC
This window contains:
- the LOC122034563 gene encoding actin-related protein 2/3 complex subunit 3, producing MVYHSSFVDLEAVSKACGCPLLPLKSHIKGPAPVSDPDKIDIVDEAITFFRANVFFKNFDIKSPSDKLLIYLTFYINVALKRLEGCRTLAVGTKAIISLGLEKVPVPGEPGFPFPGLFALPQSQDEADLFRNYLKQIREETSGRLLSCAYRPNGTPNKWWLAFAKRKFMNIVVL